The proteins below come from a single Roseiflexus sp. RS-1 genomic window:
- a CDS encoding histidine kinase N-terminal 7TM domain-containing protein: MIDLPFLTNLLLAVNDILASAVLIVSFSLLVYLVLQNRYTPIARALAVLLGSIVVVFGGDVLTQQVQREETLHFLLRAQWLGIVGVPAGYIHLADALLDFSGQHNLRRRWSVPMAYVISAVFLALAWGTDLVLRNGVQVQPVAQFNAGPLFWVFTLYFTIACLAGLATTLHVRDAALTPTLRRRITYLSLTFVGPAIAVYPFLIIPLPENMIPFTVVLFLVAVGNVAVLMMTTVMVYSIAFQGLPLPDRLIKQDFIRWVLYGPFVGVSIALFLRATPILARWLGLPEQALLTAGVVIMTVIMPLFVNRLKPYLDALVYAQDHAEIDYLRALPRNTFTQADLRSLLENTLVVACGALRSETGFVAAPDDAGGYTVKTLVGSRQVVRRFVNEHPLTELMARLSRLPVRPPGDTPPADAFLRVEGFWLLPLRTPDGALLGCLGIAYPHDTLSVDARRLIGALTHRMELALETVQMQQRLFNTLRGLGPDMQSLQHLSTQLEQATPASLQTLESDVASLPEFPQLVKEALAHYWGGPKLSESPLLGLRTVRRVLEEQGGSPTRALQAVLRQAIENLRPDAQLDPSAQEWLLYNILEMRFLQGRRIRETADRLAMSESDLYRKQRIAVEEVARQLALMEESANRAMVER; encoded by the coding sequence ATGATCGACCTGCCATTTTTGACCAACCTGCTCCTTGCGGTCAACGATATTCTGGCTTCTGCCGTTCTGATCGTTTCATTTTCACTCCTGGTCTACCTGGTGCTGCAAAACCGGTACACTCCCATTGCGCGCGCGCTGGCGGTGCTGCTTGGTAGCATTGTCGTTGTCTTTGGCGGCGACGTGCTAACGCAGCAGGTGCAGCGTGAGGAGACCCTTCACTTCCTGCTGCGCGCCCAGTGGCTCGGCATCGTCGGTGTGCCAGCAGGATACATTCACCTCGCCGATGCCCTGCTGGATTTCAGTGGTCAGCATAACCTCCGCAGACGCTGGAGCGTTCCCATGGCTTACGTCATCAGCGCTGTGTTCCTGGCGCTGGCATGGGGAACAGACCTGGTATTGCGCAACGGTGTCCAGGTTCAACCTGTTGCACAATTCAACGCCGGTCCGCTCTTCTGGGTCTTCACGCTCTACTTCACCATCGCGTGTCTCGCCGGGCTGGCAACCACGCTCCACGTGCGCGACGCAGCGCTCACACCAACCCTGCGCCGGCGGATCACATACCTGAGTCTGACATTCGTCGGTCCGGCGATCGCGGTCTATCCCTTTCTCATTATTCCTCTCCCGGAGAACATGATTCCGTTCACAGTCGTGCTCTTCCTGGTCGCCGTGGGCAACGTCGCCGTCCTGATGATGACGACGGTGATGGTCTACAGTATCGCATTCCAGGGATTGCCGCTTCCCGACCGTCTGATCAAGCAGGACTTTATCCGCTGGGTGTTGTACGGTCCATTCGTCGGCGTCAGTATTGCGCTGTTCCTGCGTGCGACACCAATCCTGGCGCGCTGGCTGGGGTTGCCGGAGCAGGCGCTGCTGACCGCTGGCGTAGTTATTATGACCGTCATTATGCCGCTGTTCGTCAACCGGCTGAAACCATACCTCGACGCCCTGGTCTATGCGCAGGATCACGCCGAGATCGATTATCTGCGCGCTCTGCCACGCAATACATTCACCCAGGCGGACCTGCGGAGTCTGCTGGAGAATACGCTGGTGGTTGCATGCGGGGCATTGCGCTCCGAGACAGGATTCGTCGCTGCACCGGATGATGCAGGCGGCTACACAGTCAAAACGCTGGTCGGATCGCGCCAGGTGGTGCGGCGATTCGTCAACGAACACCCGCTCACAGAATTGATGGCGCGTCTCTCACGATTGCCGGTGCGACCACCCGGTGACACCCCGCCAGCCGACGCATTTTTGCGGGTTGAAGGGTTCTGGTTGCTGCCGCTGCGCACCCCTGACGGCGCGTTGCTCGGCTGTCTCGGCATCGCTTACCCGCACGACACGTTGAGCGTCGATGCGCGGCGCCTGATCGGTGCGTTGACCCACCGAATGGAACTGGCGCTCGAAACCGTTCAGATGCAGCAGCGGTTGTTCAACACCCTGCGCGGGCTGGGACCGGATATGCAGTCGCTCCAGCATCTCAGCACGCAACTCGAACAGGCGACCCCTGCTTCACTTCAGACGCTCGAATCCGACGTTGCATCACTGCCCGAATTTCCCCAACTGGTCAAAGAAGCGCTGGCGCACTACTGGGGCGGACCGAAACTCTCCGAAAGTCCGCTGCTCGGATTGCGCACGGTGCGCCGGGTCCTCGAGGAACAAGGGGGCAGTCCGACGCGCGCATTGCAGGCGGTGTTGCGCCAGGCGATTGAGAATCTGCGCCCTGATGCGCAACTCGACCCCTCGGCGCAGGAGTGGCTGCTCTACAACATCCTGGAGATGCGCTTCCTGCAGGGGCGCCGCATCCGCGAAACCGCCGACCGGCTGGCGATGAGTGAGTCTGACCTGTACCGCAAGCAGCGCATCGCCGTTGAAGAAGTGGCGCGCCAACTGGCGCTGATGGAGGAGTCGGCAAACCGGGCGATGGTGGAGCGGTAG
- the lpdA gene encoding dihydrolipoyl dehydrogenase: MTDTLYDVIVIGGGPGGYVAAIRAAQLGLKTAVVERQAMGGVCLNVGCIPTKALLHTADLLDELREAKRFGVIVEGVSLDWEATLRQKDTVVKTMTSGVSFLMKKNKIDVVNGSARLAGRGQVAVSSPEGQHRTLTAKHIIIAVGARPREIPAIGAVFDNDRILSSTGGLNIPTVPKSLLVVGAGAIGVEFASMYRAFGAEVTLVEMLPRVVPLEDEEVSAELARALNRRGIKIFAGAKLNNLEKVDGGVMARLVDVQGAEHALTFERALVGVGIVPNTSDIGLEEVGVALDPRGFIKVDDHMRTNVEGIYAIGDCATTTPWLAHKASAEGIVAAETIAGHHTQPLDYGKIPACTYCNPEIASVGLTEAKAREQGYDVKVGKFAFTGNGKATILGQRQGFVKIVADKQYDEVLGIHMIGPRVTELIAEGGLALSHEATAESIMRTVHAHPTLYEAIVEAAHAAAEGAAIHM, from the coding sequence GTGACCGACACCCTCTACGATGTGATTGTCATTGGCGGCGGACCCGGCGGATATGTCGCTGCCATTCGCGCTGCCCAGCTTGGGTTGAAAACCGCCGTCGTCGAGCGCCAGGCGATGGGGGGCGTCTGCCTGAATGTCGGGTGCATCCCGACCAAGGCATTGCTCCATACCGCCGATCTGCTCGATGAACTGCGCGAGGCGAAACGCTTCGGCGTGATTGTCGAAGGCGTGTCGCTCGATTGGGAAGCGACGCTGCGCCAGAAGGACACCGTGGTTAAGACGATGACCAGCGGCGTTTCGTTCTTGATGAAGAAGAACAAGATCGATGTTGTCAACGGATCTGCCCGTCTCGCCGGACGCGGACAGGTTGCGGTCAGCAGCCCCGAAGGGCAGCATCGCACATTGACGGCAAAGCATATTATCATCGCTGTCGGCGCTCGCCCCCGCGAAATCCCGGCGATCGGCGCAGTGTTCGACAATGACCGCATCCTCTCTTCGACCGGCGGGCTAAACATTCCCACCGTTCCCAAATCGCTCCTGGTGGTCGGTGCAGGCGCAATTGGGGTCGAGTTCGCTTCGATGTACCGCGCGTTCGGCGCAGAGGTGACACTGGTCGAAATGCTGCCGCGCGTTGTGCCGCTCGAAGATGAGGAGGTCAGCGCCGAACTCGCCCGCGCGCTCAATCGTCGTGGCATCAAAATCTTTGCTGGCGCAAAACTCAACAACCTGGAGAAGGTCGACGGCGGCGTGATGGCGCGCCTGGTCGATGTACAGGGCGCCGAGCATGCACTCACATTTGAGCGTGCGCTGGTTGGCGTCGGTATTGTGCCAAATACCAGTGACATCGGGCTGGAAGAAGTCGGTGTCGCGCTCGATCCACGCGGATTCATCAAAGTCGATGATCATATGCGCACAAATGTCGAAGGGATTTACGCCATCGGCGACTGTGCCACCACCACGCCCTGGCTGGCGCACAAAGCATCGGCTGAAGGTATCGTCGCTGCTGAAACGATCGCCGGTCATCATACGCAACCGCTCGACTACGGCAAGATCCCGGCGTGCACCTACTGTAACCCGGAGATCGCCAGCGTCGGGTTGACCGAGGCAAAAGCACGTGAGCAGGGGTACGATGTGAAGGTGGGCAAATTCGCCTTCACCGGCAACGGTAAAGCGACGATCCTTGGTCAGCGCCAGGGGTTCGTCAAGATTGTCGCCGACAAACAGTACGATGAGGTGCTCGGCATTCACATGATCGGTCCGCGCGTCACCGAACTCATCGCCGAGGGAGGTCTGGCGCTGTCACACGAAGCGACCGCCGAATCGATCATGCGCACGGTTCACGCCCATCCGACGCTCTACGAAGCGATTGTCGAAGCGGCGCACGCGGCGGCTGAGGGCGCGGCGATCCACATGTAA
- a CDS encoding SDR family NAD(P)-dependent oxidoreductase — translation MQTALIWGAAGGIGRALVDTLSENGWRVLGIARDVAALSDMDIESYSAELSREADVAAAALWAAQQSEGAVNLWVYAAGDMIGKPLADTTASEWERIFGANVTGAHLAVTHSLALVPSGGHLVFIGAYVDRIMLPKLGAYAASKAALDAYVTVLAKEVRDRRVTNVRVGAVDTPLWRKAPFRLPKSAHAPGDVAAAVLRAYAEGHKGNLDL, via the coding sequence ATGCAAACAGCGCTGATCTGGGGTGCAGCCGGCGGGATCGGTCGCGCACTGGTTGACACGCTGAGCGAGAATGGGTGGCGTGTGCTGGGAATAGCGCGTGATGTAGCAGCGCTGAGCGACATGGACATTGAGTCATACAGCGCGGAACTGTCGCGCGAGGCGGATGTTGCAGCCGCTGCACTCTGGGCTGCGCAGCAGTCCGAGGGCGCTGTCAATCTGTGGGTGTACGCTGCTGGCGATATGATCGGCAAGCCGCTGGCGGACACGACTGCCAGCGAGTGGGAGCGTATCTTTGGCGCGAACGTGACCGGCGCTCACCTGGCGGTGACCCACTCGCTCGCGCTGGTTCCGTCGGGCGGGCATCTGGTTTTCATCGGCGCGTATGTTGATCGGATCATGCTTCCCAAACTCGGCGCCTACGCTGCTTCCAAGGCAGCCCTTGATGCCTATGTGACTGTGCTGGCAAAAGAGGTGCGCGACCGGCGCGTGACGAATGTGCGGGTTGGCGCGGTCGATACCCCCTTGTGGCGCAAAGCGCCATTCCGCCTTCCCAAAAGCGCCCACGCACCAGGCGATGTCGCTGCCGCCGTGCTGCGCGCGTATGCTGAAGGGCACAAGGGGAATCTGGATCTCTGA
- a CDS encoding Lon protease family protein, which translates to MATELPPERLRRTFDPAQITLPATEAPPGDSGIIGQQRAVAALRFGLNMVDGGFNIYAAGPPGIGKMTAVQAFIEELAQRRPTPSDWCYVNDFDDPYQPRALRLPPGRGRRLQQDVHMMIAHLRAELPRAFESDEYAARRDEVLQQLNSRREELLSQISERAARQGFVLQAGPVGIMIIPILNGEPLSDAAFQAMTPEQREELLRRRAMLQDELKQVMKQVRAAERVARQRMEEIDRQVVEYIVGGLIDDLQEQYADLPEVVAFLEAVQKDIQENPDPFRSGGQQQPSGEAQVDLASVPWLKELPFRKYQVNVLIDNSRQQGAPVVVEYNPTYPNLFGRIEKETHFGALYTDFLMIKPGSLHRANGGFLVIEAEDLLRDYFSWDGLKRALRTREIQIEELADRLGLTTVKSLRPQPIPLELKVILVGPPPPYYLLAAYDDEFSTLFKVKADFDISMPLNAENLHGSLHLFRRFCEREGLLSISNDAAARLLEHSLRLAEDQERLSTHFGALTDVVREANYWACQEGCDAILERHVTRALEEKVYRSNMIQARIQELIDRGIILIDTEGAKIGQINGLSVLSLGDYTFGRPSRISVSVGPGRGSILDIEREVKLGGPIHSKGVLILSGYLADRYGQERPLTLSARLVFEQSYEGVEGDSASAAELFALLSALAELPLRQGIAVTGSVNQRGEIQAVGGVNQKIEGFFDVCRLRGLTGEQGVLIPQANVQNLMLRGDVVEAVREGQFHIWTALTIDEGIALLTGVPAGERDANGEYPPESVNGRVMTRLRAFAERLREGGKTNESDKRREGEQNAQG; encoded by the coding sequence ATGGCTACAGAACTTCCGCCTGAACGGTTGCGTCGCACGTTCGATCCTGCGCAGATTACCCTTCCTGCGACTGAAGCGCCGCCAGGCGACAGCGGCATCATCGGTCAGCAGCGCGCGGTCGCCGCACTGCGCTTTGGTCTCAATATGGTCGATGGCGGCTTCAATATCTACGCCGCCGGTCCGCCCGGCATCGGTAAAATGACCGCTGTTCAGGCATTTATCGAAGAACTGGCGCAGCGTCGCCCAACGCCGTCGGACTGGTGCTATGTCAACGATTTCGACGATCCCTACCAGCCAAGGGCGTTGCGTTTGCCACCCGGTCGTGGGCGACGCTTGCAGCAGGATGTGCATATGATGATCGCGCATCTGCGTGCAGAATTGCCGCGCGCGTTCGAGAGCGATGAGTATGCGGCGCGGCGGGATGAGGTGCTGCAGCAACTCAACTCCCGGCGTGAAGAATTGCTCAGTCAGATCAGCGAACGCGCTGCACGGCAGGGGTTTGTCTTACAAGCCGGTCCGGTCGGCATCATGATTATCCCAATCCTCAACGGCGAGCCGTTGAGTGATGCTGCATTTCAGGCAATGACGCCGGAACAGCGTGAAGAGTTGCTGCGTCGTCGCGCCATGCTCCAGGACGAACTCAAGCAGGTGATGAAACAGGTGCGCGCTGCGGAGCGGGTTGCGCGCCAGCGTATGGAAGAGATTGATCGTCAGGTCGTCGAGTATATCGTCGGCGGGTTGATCGACGACTTGCAGGAACAGTACGCCGATCTGCCGGAGGTGGTAGCGTTTCTGGAAGCGGTTCAGAAGGATATCCAGGAGAATCCCGATCCCTTCCGTTCCGGCGGTCAGCAGCAACCGTCGGGCGAGGCGCAGGTCGATCTGGCATCGGTCCCATGGCTCAAAGAATTGCCGTTCCGCAAGTATCAGGTGAATGTCCTGATCGATAACAGTCGTCAGCAGGGCGCGCCGGTCGTTGTCGAATACAACCCGACCTATCCCAACCTGTTCGGGCGTATCGAGAAGGAAACCCACTTTGGCGCACTGTACACCGACTTTCTCATGATCAAACCCGGCAGCCTGCACCGCGCCAATGGCGGCTTTCTGGTCATCGAGGCGGAAGACCTGCTGCGCGACTATTTCAGTTGGGATGGTCTCAAACGCGCGCTGCGCACCCGCGAGATTCAGATCGAAGAACTCGCCGACCGGCTGGGTCTCACAACCGTCAAGAGTCTGCGCCCGCAACCCATACCGCTCGAACTCAAAGTTATACTGGTGGGACCGCCGCCACCGTACTATTTGCTCGCCGCCTATGATGATGAGTTCTCGACCCTGTTCAAGGTCAAAGCCGATTTTGACATCAGCATGCCGCTGAATGCGGAGAACCTGCACGGTTCGCTCCACCTGTTCCGGCGCTTTTGCGAGCGCGAGGGTCTGCTGTCAATCTCCAATGACGCAGCCGCGCGTCTGCTGGAGCACTCGTTGCGGCTTGCCGAGGATCAGGAGCGTCTTTCGACCCATTTCGGCGCGCTGACCGATGTGGTGCGCGAGGCGAATTACTGGGCGTGCCAGGAGGGGTGCGACGCAATTCTGGAACGGCACGTTACGCGCGCGTTGGAGGAGAAGGTCTACCGTTCGAACATGATCCAGGCGCGCATCCAGGAATTGATCGACCGTGGCATCATTTTGATCGATACCGAAGGCGCAAAAATTGGCCAGATCAACGGATTGTCGGTTCTGAGCCTGGGGGACTATACGTTTGGCAGACCGAGCCGTATCAGCGTCAGTGTGGGACCGGGGCGTGGGTCGATCCTCGACATCGAGCGCGAAGTGAAACTCGGCGGACCGATCCACAGCAAAGGGGTGCTCATTCTCAGCGGCTACCTGGCGGATCGGTACGGTCAGGAGCGACCACTGACCCTTTCAGCGCGGCTGGTCTTCGAGCAGAGTTACGAGGGGGTCGAGGGCGACAGTGCATCGGCGGCGGAGTTGTTCGCCCTGCTTTCGGCGCTGGCAGAACTGCCGTTACGCCAGGGCATCGCAGTGACCGGCTCGGTCAACCAGCGTGGCGAAATCCAGGCAGTTGGCGGGGTGAACCAGAAGATCGAGGGGTTTTTCGATGTCTGTCGTCTGCGTGGGCTGACCGGCGAACAGGGGGTGCTCATTCCGCAGGCGAATGTTCAGAACCTGATGCTGCGCGGTGATGTGGTGGAAGCGGTGCGTGAAGGGCAGTTCCATATCTGGACGGCGCTGACCATCGATGAAGGCATTGCACTGCTGACCGGCGTGCCAGCCGGTGAGCGCGATGCAAACGGCGAATACCCGCCGGAGAGCGTCAACGGACGGGTCATGACGCGACTGCGCGCCTTCGCCGAGCGTCTCCGCGAGGGCGGAAAGACCAACGAGAGCGACAAACGACGCGAGGGGGAGCAAAACGCCCAAGGGTAA
- the speB gene encoding agmatinase, with translation MPRYQPADSLASPRFAGIRTFARLPCVQTTEDVDVAVVGLPFDTGATFKVGARFGPEAIRSASVLLRPYNPELDVHVFATLSCIDYGDAPVAPGFIHESHAAITATLRPLAEARVVTLSLGGDHSVALPELRALAAVYGPLALVQFDSHGDLWDSYYGGQKYTHGTPFRRAVEEGLILPECSVQLGMRGPLYGPEDLQMARDMGFAVLTTTELLARSPREIGDLVRTRVGDRPAFLSFDIDFFDPAYAPGTGTPEVGGPTSFQGLAYLRACTGVRWVGGDVVEVLPALDHGQITAHLAAQVGYEFLSLVALAR, from the coding sequence ATGCCTCGCTATCAACCTGCCGACTCGCTTGCATCACCGCGTTTCGCCGGTATTCGCACATTTGCTCGACTACCATGCGTTCAGACAACGGAGGACGTTGATGTGGCCGTCGTCGGATTGCCGTTCGATACCGGCGCAACCTTTAAGGTTGGTGCGCGCTTCGGTCCGGAGGCGATCCGCAGTGCGTCGGTGCTGCTGCGTCCCTACAATCCGGAACTCGATGTCCACGTCTTTGCAACCCTGTCGTGCATCGATTATGGCGATGCGCCGGTTGCGCCTGGCTTCATTCACGAGAGTCACGCCGCCATTACCGCCACCCTCCGTCCCCTGGCGGAAGCCCGCGTCGTGACGCTCTCCCTGGGTGGCGATCACAGTGTGGCGCTGCCGGAACTGCGCGCCCTGGCAGCAGTCTATGGACCGCTGGCGCTCGTGCAGTTCGACTCTCACGGCGATTTGTGGGATAGTTACTATGGCGGGCAGAAGTACACGCACGGCACGCCGTTCCGCCGTGCTGTCGAGGAAGGGCTGATCCTCCCCGAATGTTCGGTGCAACTGGGGATGCGCGGTCCGCTGTACGGTCCGGAGGATCTCCAGATGGCGCGTGATATGGGGTTCGCCGTTCTGACCACAACCGAACTCCTGGCGCGTTCGCCGCGGGAGATCGGTGACCTGGTGCGCACGCGGGTTGGTGATCGCCCGGCATTCCTGTCGTTCGATATCGATTTCTTCGACCCGGCGTATGCGCCTGGCACGGGTACGCCCGAAGTCGGCGGACCGACCAGTTTTCAGGGGCTGGCGTACCTGCGCGCCTGCACCGGTGTGCGCTGGGTCGGCGGCGATGTGGTGGAAGTGTTGCCAGCGCTTGATCACGGACAGATCACGGCGCATCTGGCGGCGCAGGTGGGCTATGAGTTCCTGTCGCTGGTCGCGCTTGCACGGTGA
- a CDS encoding VWA domain-containing protein, with protein MYQHMANDDTRESYVAQGLAVGQTVRQNEVIGRQGNWRYYVANDPRANDPITHLHFEVAYKPDTYTLPDRITVDPMPYLIGGGQSSCSGAPINSSAPPALKILRPSKANPVDVGTPASPSKFTIEIAYAGSASLQDVTVTVGGKPATIINMTPTRYTMEVQAPPQTGSGAYDLTVSIKGATATEASAVSYNGASNANVILTLDRSGSMSTDNKMPAAHNAARQFVDLMQVGDGVGVVGFDDRVTTAFPLTVITDPPPLSSLIFTDTMESGTGKWIPDPPWGLTSVAYRGSAAWTDSPAGNYANNANSVLAIADPIVLPASLTTPALSFWHRYDIENYFDYGRVEVSTDNGATWQSLAAYTGVNTTWSRAVIDLSPYRGQTIRLRFRLTTNAYLTRDGWYIDDVTVGPKWVDARADAIAAIGTLTPRGSTSIGGGLQRSQQLLSASAPGRTRAIVLLSDGQENTAPYVSDVLPQIRASQITVHTIGLGTDADQQLMLSIAAQTGGTYNYAPRPDQLAGIYNTISGAVSNRQTLITIDGTIAAGATVTRDVTVDSSVSEATFWVSWTNAGAGVTFSLQTPGGATIDAASAAANDSIDYVGGSTYAYYRVRAPTLTPGVWRILLSRAAASSATIIDEPTVATSEPLVERPADGFVEPEHDVTPDLSPDPAERVIEPEPVAQSTPAEHVVEPDSVAQPAATGDEPFVARVLARASLTMGFYLGKMAYLTTEPMICIVTLADNAPITGATVVLTVTLPGQPVALTLPLYDDGRHGDGAAGDGVYATTFIGPFTPGTATFSVIASGRSSAGEPFTRQGELSTYVATNPDPYTFVHLPLVVR; from the coding sequence GTGTACCAGCACATGGCCAACGACGACACTCGCGAAAGTTACGTTGCGCAGGGTCTTGCCGTTGGTCAGACTGTGCGCCAGAACGAGGTCATTGGCAGACAGGGCAACTGGCGCTATTACGTGGCGAACGATCCCAGGGCGAACGATCCCATAACGCATCTCCATTTCGAGGTGGCTTATAAACCAGATACCTATACCCTGCCGGACCGGATCACGGTTGATCCAATGCCGTACCTCATCGGTGGAGGGCAGTCAAGCTGTTCGGGCGCACCTATCAATAGCAGTGCACCGCCAGCGCTCAAGATCCTCCGTCCATCAAAGGCAAATCCGGTTGATGTCGGCACACCGGCAAGTCCTTCAAAGTTTACCATCGAGATCGCATATGCAGGATCTGCAAGTCTCCAGGATGTGACGGTCACAGTTGGTGGTAAACCTGCCACGATTATCAATATGACACCCACACGCTATACGATGGAGGTACAGGCGCCTCCACAGACTGGAAGCGGTGCATACGACCTGACAGTGTCTATCAAGGGCGCTACTGCGACGGAAGCCAGCGCCGTGAGTTACAACGGTGCATCGAATGCCAACGTCATTCTCACGCTCGACCGCTCGGGCAGCATGTCGACCGACAATAAGATGCCGGCGGCGCACAACGCAGCGCGTCAATTTGTCGATCTTATGCAGGTCGGTGATGGCGTTGGCGTGGTGGGATTCGACGACCGCGTGACGACAGCCTTCCCGCTGACGGTGATTACCGATCCGCCGCCGTTATCGTCGCTGATCTTTACCGATACGATGGAATCCGGTACGGGCAAATGGATACCCGACCCGCCCTGGGGATTGACGTCGGTTGCGTATCGCGGCAGCGCCGCCTGGACAGACAGCCCGGCGGGGAATTATGCCAACAATGCCAATAGTGTCCTCGCAATCGCCGATCCTATTGTTCTTCCTGCGTCACTGACCACGCCCGCGCTCTCTTTCTGGCACCGTTATGATATCGAAAACTATTTCGATTACGGCCGGGTCGAAGTTTCGACTGATAATGGCGCTACCTGGCAATCGCTGGCAGCATATACCGGCGTCAATACAACATGGAGTCGTGCGGTGATCGATCTCAGCCCCTATCGCGGGCAGACGATCCGGTTGCGCTTCCGCCTGACCACCAATGCGTATCTGACGCGTGATGGCTGGTATATTGACGATGTAACGGTGGGTCCGAAATGGGTTGATGCGCGCGCTGACGCTATCGCAGCGATTGGGACGCTGACGCCGCGCGGCAGTACGTCAATTGGCGGCGGTCTGCAACGCAGCCAGCAGTTGCTCTCCGCCAGCGCACCCGGTCGCACGCGTGCGATTGTCCTGCTCAGCGACGGTCAGGAGAACACAGCACCCTACGTCAGCGACGTTTTGCCGCAGATTCGCGCGTCGCAGATCACGGTGCATACCATTGGCCTGGGCACAGACGCCGATCAACAATTGATGCTCTCAATCGCCGCACAGACTGGCGGAACCTACAATTATGCGCCGCGTCCTGACCAGCTGGCCGGCATTTATAACACCATCTCGGGTGCGGTCAGTAATCGCCAGACTCTGATCACAATTGATGGCACAATTGCGGCTGGCGCTACTGTGACCCGCGACGTAACGGTTGACTCTTCTGTTTCGGAAGCCACCTTCTGGGTCAGCTGGACAAATGCTGGCGCCGGTGTGACGTTCTCGCTCCAGACGCCCGGCGGTGCGACCATTGACGCTGCAAGCGCCGCTGCGAATGACAGTATTGACTACGTCGGCGGATCAACCTATGCCTACTACCGTGTGCGCGCTCCAACGCTTACCCCTGGCGTCTGGCGCATTCTCCTCAGTCGCGCGGCGGCTTCGTCTGCGACCATCATCGATGAGCCGACTGTCGCTACGTCAGAGCCGTTGGTTGAGCGTCCAGCCGACGGGTTTGTGGAACCAGAGCATGATGTCACTCCCGACCTGTCGCCTGATCCTGCTGAGCGTGTCATAGAGCCAGAGCCTGTCGCTCAATCCACTCCTGCTGAGCATGTCGTGGAGCCAGATTCTGTCGCTCAACCCGCCGCCACTGGCGATGAACCGTTTGTGGCGCGTGTCCTGGCGCGCGCCAGTCTCACCATGGGCTTCTATCTGGGCAAGATGGCGTACCTGACGACCGAGCCGATGATATGTATCGTTACGCTGGCCGACAACGCGCCGATTACCGGAGCGACGGTCGTGCTGACGGTTACGTTGCCTGGTCAACCGGTCGCGCTAACCCTGCCGCTTTATGATGACGGCAGGCACGGCGATGGCGCGGCTGGCGACGGTGTCTATGCGACAACGTTCATCGGCCCGTTCACTCCCGGCACAGCAACCTTCAGTGTTATTGCATCAGGCCGGAGCAGCGCTGGCGAACCGTTTACTCGTCAGGGCGAATTGTCGACCTATGTTGCGACAAATCCTGACCCGTATACGTTCGTGCACCTGCCACTGGTTGTTCGCTGA